A single window of Nicotiana sylvestris chromosome 5, ASM39365v2, whole genome shotgun sequence DNA harbors:
- the LOC138868945 gene encoding uncharacterized protein, producing MRFGKKGKLSPRYVGPYKIIQRIGHVAYMLELPPEMSLVHPLFHVSILKKVVGDPSLIIPIKTIEVNEESTYEKIPVSVLDRQVRKLRNKEIASVKVLWRNQQIKEATWEAEEEMKKKYPNLFE from the coding sequence ATGCGTTTTggcaagaaaggaaaattgagtccgaggtatgtcggaccgtacaaaatcattcagaggattggtcatgTGGCTTACATGCTAGAACTACCTCCAGAGATGTCTTTAGTGCACCCGTTGTTTCATGTATCAATTTTgaagaaggtggttggagatcCGTCGCTTATTATTCCGATTAAGACTATAGAGGTTAATGAGGAATCGACTTATGAAAAGATTCCAGTTTCcgttcttgataggcaagtccgaaagttgagaaACAAAGAgattgcctccgtgaaagtatTATGGCGAAACCAACAAATCAAAGAGGCCAcctgggaagccgaggaagagatgaagaagaagtaTCCTAATTTATTTGAATAG
- the LOC138868946 gene encoding uncharacterized protein, with translation MKFGKKGELRPRFIVPFGIIKRVGDVAYRLTLPPKLARLHSVFHVSMLQKYHEDKSYILEFNTVQLDENLTYEEDPVAIVDRQVRKLRSNDVPSMYVLWKDQPTEEATWESESDMRST, from the coding sequence ATGAAATTTGGAAAGAAGGGAGAGTTAAGGCCAAGGTTTATTGTCCCATTTGGAATCATAAAGAGAGTGGGGGATGTTGCTTATAGGCTTACATTGCCTCCTAAACTAGCAAGGCTACattcagtatttcatgtttctatgcttcagaagtatcatgaAGACAAGTCGTATATATTGGAATTTAACACAGTGCAACTTGATGAGAATCTAACTTATGAAGAAGATCCGGTAGCTATTGTAGATCGGCAAGTTCGAAAATTGAGATCTAATGATGTTCCTTCCATGTATGTGCTTTGGAAAGATCAGCCGACTGAGGAGGCTACATGGGAATCTGAGTCTGATATGAGGAGTACATAA